The proteins below come from a single Longimicrobium sp. genomic window:
- the abc-f gene encoding ribosomal protection-like ABC-F family protein, whose protein sequence is MNVLNVQSLKKSYGTRVVFDGVSFAVDEGEKVGFIGVNGSGKSTLFRIVAGLEGHEGGTLAFQRGIRAGYLSQEPEFDEGATILSAVAGGKPELLDAIGEYHAVAQALTAGEGDVDRLLALQERAAGRIDALGGWDYEHRMEAILTKLDVAHWERPVEGLSGGERKRVALARVLLQQPELLLLDEPTNHLDADTTAWLEEHLQEYPGAVLLITHDRYFLDRVVTRMLEVSTGELTGYPGGYTEYLEAKAERMERASVEEEKRKKLIAQELAWVRRSPSARTGKQKARIGRLGGLEKEQKEKRVPNRDAVEINLNEAPRLGRTVLNLHGIAKSFGERTLIRGFSGMLQAGERIGIIGPNGAGKTTLLRIILGQEPPDAGEVEVGKNTRFAYFDQRREELNPEHTIYEAAADSDWVMVGGQRTHLRSYLETFLFPPEKQRQVVRSLSGGERNRLLLARLFLLDANLLILDEPTNDLDLVTLQVLESVLADYGGCVLMVTHDRFFLDKVATGLIVFEGNGVLHRHEGNYDLYRRLKEQKEAEAATAQTTARKAATASAPAKKDGGGRRLSYKEKKELDGMEAAITAAEARKEELAARLADPALYAGPADEVARVTAAFKEAGEAVDALYARWSELEEAGA, encoded by the coding sequence ATGAACGTCCTCAACGTCCAGAGTCTCAAGAAGAGCTACGGCACCCGCGTCGTTTTCGACGGCGTTTCGTTCGCGGTGGACGAGGGCGAAAAGGTGGGCTTCATCGGCGTCAACGGGTCGGGGAAGAGCACCCTGTTCCGCATCGTCGCCGGGCTCGAGGGCCACGAGGGCGGCACGCTCGCCTTCCAGCGGGGGATTCGCGCCGGCTACCTCTCGCAGGAGCCGGAGTTCGACGAGGGCGCCACCATCCTCTCCGCGGTCGCGGGCGGCAAGCCGGAACTGCTGGACGCCATTGGCGAGTACCACGCGGTGGCGCAGGCGCTCACGGCGGGGGAGGGCGATGTCGACCGGCTGCTGGCGCTGCAGGAGCGCGCGGCGGGGCGCATCGACGCGCTCGGCGGGTGGGATTACGAGCACCGGATGGAGGCCATCCTCACCAAGCTCGACGTGGCGCACTGGGAGCGGCCGGTGGAGGGGCTGTCCGGCGGCGAGCGGAAGCGGGTGGCCCTGGCCCGTGTGCTTCTTCAGCAGCCGGAACTGCTGCTGCTGGACGAGCCCACCAACCACCTGGATGCCGACACCACGGCCTGGCTGGAGGAGCACCTGCAGGAGTATCCCGGCGCGGTGCTGCTGATCACCCACGATCGCTACTTCCTCGATCGCGTGGTCACGCGGATGCTGGAGGTGTCCACCGGCGAGCTTACGGGCTATCCCGGCGGCTACACGGAGTACCTGGAGGCAAAGGCCGAGCGGATGGAGCGCGCCTCGGTGGAGGAGGAAAAGCGCAAGAAGCTGATCGCGCAGGAGCTGGCGTGGGTGCGCCGCTCGCCGTCGGCGCGCACGGGAAAGCAGAAGGCGCGCATCGGTCGGTTGGGCGGGCTGGAGAAGGAGCAGAAGGAAAAGCGGGTGCCCAACCGCGACGCCGTGGAGATCAACCTGAACGAGGCGCCGCGCCTGGGGCGCACCGTGCTGAACCTGCACGGGATCGCCAAGTCGTTCGGCGAGCGGACGCTGATCCGCGGCTTCAGCGGCATGCTGCAGGCGGGCGAGCGCATCGGCATCATCGGGCCGAACGGGGCGGGGAAGACCACGCTGCTTCGCATCATCCTGGGGCAGGAGCCGCCCGATGCCGGCGAGGTGGAGGTGGGCAAGAACACGCGTTTCGCCTACTTCGACCAGCGCCGCGAAGAACTCAATCCAGAGCACACGATCTACGAGGCCGCCGCCGACAGCGACTGGGTGATGGTGGGCGGCCAGCGCACGCACCTGCGCAGCTACCTGGAAACGTTCCTGTTTCCGCCCGAGAAGCAGCGCCAGGTGGTGCGCTCACTCTCCGGCGGGGAGCGCAACCGGCTGCTGCTGGCCCGCCTGTTCCTGCTGGATGCCAACCTGCTCATCCTGGACGAGCCCACGAACGATCTGGACCTGGTGACGCTGCAGGTTCTGGAGTCCGTTCTGGCTGATTACGGCGGGTGCGTGCTGATGGTGACGCACGACCGCTTCTTTCTGGACAAGGTCGCGACGGGGCTGATCGTCTTCGAGGGCAACGGCGTGCTTCACCGGCACGAGGGCAACTACGACCTCTATCGCCGCCTGAAGGAGCAGAAGGAAGCCGAAGCCGCCACTGCCCAGACGACCGCGCGCAAGGCCGCGACGGCCTCCGCGCCTGCCAAGAAAGACGGGGGCGGGCGCAGGCTGAGCTACAAGGAAAAGAAGGAGCTGGATGGAATGGAGGCCGCCATCACCGCGGCTGAGGCGCGCAAGGAAGAGCTCGCCGCGCGCCTGGCCGATCCCGCGCTCTACGCTGGCCCCGCCGACGAGGTGGCGCGGGTGACGGCGGCATTCAAAGAGGCGGGTGAGGCGGTGGATGCGTTGTACGCGCGCTGGTCAGAGCTGGAGGAGGCTGGGGCGTGA
- a CDS encoding Rrf2 family transcriptional regulator — protein MRRDSRLSGVLHVLLHMAEQGGPVTSEVLATAMDTNPVVIRRIMAGLREQGYVRSEKGHGGGWTLACDLSEVTLRDVYTALGCPSLLAIGNRTEAPGCLVEQAVNATLSQAFHDAEALLLSRLGEVTLAMLSADFHDRLAARGGSHDLEDAHAS, from the coding sequence ATGAGACGCGACAGCCGATTGTCCGGAGTGCTCCACGTGCTGCTCCACATGGCCGAGCAGGGTGGCCCCGTTACCTCCGAGGTCCTGGCGACGGCCATGGACACCAATCCCGTAGTCATCCGCCGGATCATGGCGGGCCTGCGGGAGCAGGGATACGTGAGGTCGGAAAAGGGCCACGGCGGTGGATGGACACTCGCCTGCGACCTGTCTGAGGTCACGCTGCGCGACGTCTATACCGCGCTCGGTTGCCCCTCGCTGCTCGCCATCGGCAATCGGACGGAAGCGCCCGGCTGTCTTGTTGAGCAGGCGGTGAATGCCACACTGAGCCAGGCGTTCCACGATGCGGAGGCGCTGCTGCTTTCGCGCCTGGGCGAGGTCACGCTGGCCATGCTGAGCGCCGACTTCCACGACCGCCTCGCCGCGCGTGGCGGTTCTCACGACCTGGAGGATGCACATGCCTCATGA
- a CDS encoding NAD(P)/FAD-dependent oxidoreductase gives MPHDAIIIGGSFAGLSAAMYLARGRRSVCIIDTGLPRNRFAAHSHGFFGQDGAAPGAMLATARSQVAAYPTVTFIGGAAVSAAGESDGFAVTLETGNVLESRRLVLAFGISDELPAIPGLAERWGNSVIHCPYCHGYEFSGQQLGVLNVSPMSIQQAQLISEWGPTTFYLNGGPEPDAEALSKLRERGISIEPAAVTALHGDGTQLSSIELADGRTAVIAALYIGPRTRLNSEIAQQLGCELHDGPFGAIVRTDDMKMTTVPGVYAAGDITRAAHNVTWATSDGVTAGVAVHKSLVF, from the coding sequence ATGCCTCATGACGCCATCATCATCGGCGGCAGCTTCGCCGGGCTCTCCGCGGCCATGTACCTGGCGCGGGGGCGGCGATCGGTCTGCATCATCGATACGGGATTGCCCCGCAACCGCTTCGCTGCGCATTCCCACGGGTTCTTCGGCCAGGACGGCGCCGCGCCGGGCGCGATGCTCGCCACCGCGCGATCGCAGGTCGCGGCCTATCCCACCGTCACGTTCATCGGCGGGGCGGCGGTCAGCGCGGCGGGGGAGTCGGATGGATTCGCCGTCACGCTGGAGACGGGAAACGTGCTCGAAAGCCGGCGGCTGGTGCTGGCATTCGGCATCTCGGACGAGCTGCCTGCCATCCCGGGGCTTGCTGAGCGCTGGGGCAATTCCGTGATCCACTGCCCGTACTGCCATGGCTACGAGTTCAGCGGCCAGCAGTTGGGCGTGCTGAACGTCTCGCCGATGTCCATCCAGCAGGCGCAGCTGATCTCGGAGTGGGGCCCGACGACGTTCTACCTGAACGGCGGTCCGGAGCCGGATGCCGAAGCCCTCTCGAAGCTGCGGGAGCGGGGGATTTCCATCGAACCAGCCGCGGTGACGGCGCTGCATGGCGACGGCACGCAGCTGTCTTCCATTGAACTGGCGGATGGACGCACGGCGGTGATCGCTGCTCTCTACATCGGTCCGCGCACCCGGCTGAACAGCGAAATCGCGCAGCAACTGGGGTGCGAACTGCACGACGGGCCGTTCGGCGCCATCGTCCGGACGGATGACATGAAGATGACCACCGTACCGGGTGTCTACGCCGCGGGTGACATCACGCGCGCCGCCCACAACGTGACATGGGCGACCTCCGATGGTGTCACGGCCGGCGTGGCGGTGCACAAATCGCTGGTTTTCTGA